The proteins below come from a single Balaenoptera musculus isolate JJ_BM4_2016_0621 chromosome 1, mBalMus1.pri.v3, whole genome shotgun sequence genomic window:
- the ALPL gene encoding alkaline phosphatase, tissue-nonspecific isozyme: MISPFLVLAIGTCLTNSLVPEKEKDPKYWRDQAQQTLKNALRLQTLNTNVAKNVIMFLGDGMGVSTVTAARILKGQLHHSPGEETRLEMDKFPYVALSKTYNTNAQVPDSAGTATAYLCGVKANEGTVGVSAATQRTECNTTQGNEVTSILRWAKDAGKSVGIVTTTRVNHATPSAAYAHSADRDWYSDNEMPPEALSQGCKDIAYQLMHNVRDIEVIMGGGRKYMFPKNRTDVEYEMDEKARGTRLDGLNLIDIWKSFKPKHKHSHYIWNRTELLALDPYTVDYLLGLFEPGDMQYELNRNNVTDPSLSEMVEMAIKILSKNPKGFFLLVEGGRIDHGHHEGKAKQALHEAVEMDRAIGQAGTMTSVEDTLTVVTADHSHVFTFGGYTPRGNSIFGLAPMLSDTDKKPFTAILYGNGPGYKVVGGERENVSMVDYAHDNYQAQSAVPLRHETHGGEDVAVFAKGPMAHLLHGVHEQNYIPHVMAYAACIGANRDHCASTSLSGSPSPGPLLFLLALLPLGILF; this comes from the exons ATGATTTCACCATTCTTAGTGCTGGCCATTGGCACCTGCCTTACCAACTCCTTAGTGCCAG agaaagagaaagaccccAAGTACTGGAGAGACCAAGCTCAGCAGACCCTGAAAAATGCCCTGAGGCTTCAGACTCTCAACACCAACGTGGCTAAGAATGTCATCATGTTCCTAGGAGACG GGATGGGCGTCTCCACGGTGACGGCGGCCCGCATCCTCAAGGGTCAGCTCCATCACAGCCCGGGAGAGGAGACCAGGCTGGAGATGGACAAGTTTCCCTACGTGGCCCTCTCCAAG ACATACAACACCAACGCTCAGGTCCCTGACAGCGCGGGCACCGCCACCGCCTATTTGTGCGGGGTGAAGGCCAACGAGGGCACCGTGGGAGTGAGCGCAGCGACCCAGCGCACCGAGTGCAACACCACTCAGGGCAACGAGGTCACCTCCATCCTGCGCTGGGCCAAGGACGCAG GGAAATCCGTGGGCATCGTGACCACCACGCGAGTGAACCACGCCACCCCCAGCGCCGCCTACGCCCACTCTGCTGACCGGGACTGGTACTCGGACAACGAGATGCCCCCGGAGGCCCTGAGCCAGGGCTGCAAGGACATCGCCTACCAGCTCATGCACAACGTCAGGGACATCGAG GTGATCATGGGGGGCGGCCGGAAGTACATGTTCCCCAAGAATAGAACCGATGTGGAGTATGAGATGGACGAGAAGGCCAGGGGCACGAGGCTGGACGGCCTGAACCTCATCGACATCTGGAAGAGCTTCAAACCGAAACACAAG CACTCTCACTATATCTGGAACCGCACCGAACTCCTGGCCCTCGACCCCTACACCGTGGACTACCTCTTGG GTCTCTTTGAGCCAGGGGACATGCAGTATGAGCTCAACAGGAACAACGTGACTGACCCTTCACTCTCCGAGATGGTGGAGATGGCCATTAAGATCCTGAGCAAGAACCCCAAAGGCTTCTTCTTGCTGGTGGAAG GGGGAAGGATTGACCATGGGCACCACGAGGGCAAAGCCAAGCAGGCACTGCACGAGGCGGTGGAGATGGACCGGGCAATCGGGCAGGCAGGCACCATGACCTCCGTGGAAGACACGCTGACCGTTGTCACTGCCGACCACTCCCACGTCTTTACCTTTGGCGGATACACCCCCCgtggcaactctatttttg GTCTGGCCCCCATGCTGAGTGACACAGACAAGAAGCCTTTCACTGCCATCCTGTACGGCAACGGGCCTGGCTACAAGGTGGTGGGCGGTGAGCGAGAGAATGTCTCCATGGTGGACTACG CTCACGACAACTACCAGGCACAGTCCGCCGTGCCCCTGCGCCACGAGACCCACGGCGGGGAGGACGTAGCCGTCTTCGCCAAGGGCCCCATGGCACACCTGCTGCACGGCGTCCACGAGCAGAACTACATCCCCCACGTGATGGCTTACGCAGCCTGCATCGGTGCCAACCGCGACCACTGTGCCTCCACCAGCTTGTcaggcagcccctccccaggccctctgCTGTTCCTGCTGGCCCTGCTCCCCCTGGGCATCCTGTTCTGa